A single Anatilimnocola floriformis DNA region contains:
- a CDS encoding Wadjet anti-phage system protein JetD domain-containing protein: MTSEIEEFFLRVHQGLVRGDFQSRAPLKYRSLQLTGREKRLGELAQTTLFAKGRLDLEMLGCFSETPPLAYERISDVSSIIIFENADAFSLARTSLRSLASPPYGMVGFGGGNAISQSLPSLLMLSRPVQRIYYVGDLDAHGLRIASRASRAAVRVGLPQVEPAAELHQAMLESANRFGQPEGWKDKARQRPSEDKLRSLLAFLGPSVREIVDKILTAGQRVPEEVLGPQELQAAWS, translated from the coding sequence ATGACCTCAGAAATTGAAGAGTTTTTCCTCCGCGTCCACCAAGGTCTCGTGCGCGGCGACTTTCAAAGCCGGGCGCCGCTGAAGTATCGCTCGCTTCAATTGACTGGCCGCGAGAAGCGACTCGGAGAGCTGGCGCAAACCACGCTATTCGCCAAGGGCCGCTTGGACCTGGAAATGCTCGGCTGCTTTTCCGAAACGCCGCCGCTGGCCTACGAACGCATTTCAGATGTGTCGTCCATCATCATTTTTGAGAACGCCGATGCCTTTTCGCTTGCCCGCACCTCGCTGCGATCACTTGCATCGCCCCCTTATGGTATGGTCGGGTTCGGCGGCGGCAATGCGATTTCGCAATCGCTTCCCTCGTTATTAATGTTGAGTCGACCCGTACAGCGAATCTACTATGTCGGCGACCTCGACGCACATGGCCTGCGAATCGCCTCCAGAGCCTCGCGCGCCGCCGTACGAGTCGGATTGCCACAGGTCGAACCCGCCGCCGAGTTGCATCAGGCGATGCTGGAATCCGCTAATCGCTTTGGTCAGCCAGAGGGCTGGAAGGACAAAGCCAGGCAGCGTCCGAGTGAAGACAAACTTCGTTCGCTGCTTGCCTTCTTAGGTCCGTCCGTTCGAGAAATCGTCGACAAGATTCTGACGGCAGGTCAACGAGTTCCCGAGGAAGTCCTCGGCCCGCAGGAACTCCAAGCTGCCTGGAGTTGA